In one candidate division KSB1 bacterium genomic region, the following are encoded:
- a CDS encoding histidine phosphatase family protein produces the protein GNEMKGKTSPCCATFILAILIIAVDQNSAYSQETQNIGTRTVYLIRHGDYDHEDRRDPDIGRGLVPLGIAQTRLVADRLRRLPDEMTSLHSSTMTRARQTAMIINEDFPNLELQQSRLLRECTPPTWREDIMARSDSTRMSACSAQFEDAFAKYFVPSEDSTDRHDVLVCHGNVIRYFVTRSLRVDTLSWLQMSIGNCSLTIIRVRADGSTQLVAYSDVGHLPANLQTRTGGENEAKKLTLPEEIEN, from the coding sequence GGAAATGAAATGAAGGGTAAAACCAGCCCGTGTTGCGCCACATTCATTCTGGCAATTTTGATCATCGCTGTCGACCAAAATAGTGCTTATTCTCAAGAGACTCAAAACATTGGTACGCGCACCGTTTATTTAATCCGGCACGGTGATTACGACCACGAAGACCGGCGGGATCCGGATATCGGCCGTGGTCTGGTTCCCCTCGGGATCGCCCAGACGCGCCTGGTCGCCGATCGCCTGCGTAGGTTGCCCGATGAAATGACTTCCCTCCATAGCAGCACCATGACGCGGGCTCGCCAGACGGCCATGATCATCAATGAGGATTTTCCCAATCTCGAATTGCAGCAATCGCGTCTTTTGCGAGAATGCACGCCACCGACCTGGCGGGAAGATATTATGGCGCGTTCGGATTCGACGCGCATGAGCGCCTGCTCGGCCCAGTTCGAGGACGCTTTCGCCAAATATTTTGTTCCATCAGAGGATTCCACTGATCGACACGATGTACTTGTTTGTCACGGCAATGTGATACGTTATTTTGTCACACGTTCACTTCGTGTGGATACCCTGTCCTGGCTGCAGATGTCTATTGGGAATTGCAGTCTGACCATCATACGAGTTCGTGCTGACGGTTCAACCCAACTGGTCGCATACAGTGATGTGGGTCATTTGCCGGCAAATCTGCAAACCCGAACTGGCGGGGAAAATGAAGCTAAGAAGTTGACACTTCCTGAGGAAATTGAGAATTAG
- a CDS encoding xanthine dehydrogenase family protein subunit M, with the protein MKPAPFKYFAPGTLEEALTHLAEYGDEAKILAGGQSLVPTMNFRLAQPAVLIDLNRVEELFYIKTENSAGLKIGAMTRHQELEYSKLILEKSPLIRETMPHIAHPQIRNRGTIGGSLAHADPAAELPAVMLALDAEFLLRGQKAERTIAAKEFFLDLFFTALEPEELIVEITLPSLPKNSGWAFREIARRHGDFALVGVAAVVTLDQKSQCEQTRIVLMSVGNAPVEAVQAQQALIGQKPTPEAIRAAAETAAEKDIDPPGDMHASVDYRRHLAKVLTEQALTEAFERASKS; encoded by the coding sequence ATGAAACCGGCGCCGTTTAAATATTTTGCTCCTGGAACTCTCGAGGAAGCGCTAACGCATCTTGCTGAATACGGCGACGAAGCCAAAATCCTCGCCGGCGGGCAAAGTCTTGTGCCAACCATGAATTTTCGTCTGGCCCAGCCTGCTGTGCTCATCGATTTAAATCGGGTCGAGGAGCTGTTTTATATTAAAACTGAAAATTCTGCCGGACTCAAGATCGGCGCGATGACCCGGCACCAGGAACTAGAGTACAGCAAATTGATATTAGAAAAATCACCGCTGATTCGCGAAACCATGCCGCATATCGCCCATCCGCAGATTCGCAATCGCGGCACAATTGGCGGCAGTCTTGCTCACGCCGATCCTGCTGCTGAATTGCCGGCCGTCATGCTCGCCCTTGATGCAGAGTTTCTGCTTCGCGGCCAAAAAGCCGAACGTACGATTGCAGCCAAGGAGTTTTTCTTAGACCTGTTTTTTACAGCACTTGAACCGGAAGAACTAATAGTTGAAATTACGCTGCCTTCTCTGCCAAAAAACAGCGGCTGGGCTTTTCGCGAAATCGCCCGCCGCCACGGAGATTTTGCCCTGGTGGGAGTCGCTGCCGTTGTCACTTTAGATCAGAAGTCACAATGTGAACAAACGCGAATCGTGCTCATGAGCGTCGGTAACGCACCGGTTGAAGCTGTGCAGGCCCAGCAAGCTCTGATTGGACAAAAGCCCACGCCTGAAGCAATCCGTGCTGCTGCGGAAACGGCGGCGGAAAAAGACATCGACCCGCCGGGCGATATGCATGCCTCGGTGGATTATCGCCGGCATCTGGCGAAAGTGCTGACCGAGCAGGCGTTGACGGAGGCGTTTGAGCGGGCAAGCAAGAGTTGA